The proteins below come from a single Mustela nigripes isolate SB6536 chromosome 14, MUSNIG.SB6536, whole genome shotgun sequence genomic window:
- the ITGA10 gene encoding LOW QUALITY PROTEIN: integrin alpha-10 (The sequence of the model RefSeq protein was modified relative to this genomic sequence to represent the inferred CDS: deleted 2 bases in 1 codon) yields the protein MCIAHAYSQGHLRLNSDIASYNMSGVDVDGCWWVPPGMGLQVTEGVMFIAALGGSHSAPCAKGHLGDYPLGNSSHPAMNMHLGMSLLETDNDGGFMACAPLWSRACGSSVFSSGICARVDASFRPQGSLAPTAQRCPTYMDVVIVLDGSNSIYPWSEVQTFLRRLVGRLFIDPEQIQVGLVQYGESPVHEWSLGDFRTKEEVVRAARNLSRREGRETKTAQAILVACTEGFSPSRGGRPEAARLLVVVTDGESHDGEELPTALKACEARRVTRYGIAVLGHYLRRQRDPTSFLREIRTIASDPDERFFFNVTDEAALTDIVDALGDRIFGLEGSHGENESSFGLEMSQIGFSTHRLKDGILFGMVGAYDWGGSVLWLEDGHRLFPPRTALEDEFPPALQNHAAYLGYSVSSMLLRGGRRLFLSGAPRFRHRGKVIAFQLKKDGAVRVAQSLQGEQIGSYFGSELCPLDTDGDGTTDVLLVGAPMFLGPQNKETGRVYVYLVGQQSLLTLQGMLQPEPPQDARFGFAMGALPDLNQDGFADVAVGAPLEDGHRGALYLYHGTQSGLRPRPAQRIAAISMPQALSYFGRSVDGRLDLDGDDLVDVAVGAQGAAVLLSSRPIVHLAPSLEVTPPAISVVQRDCSRRGQEAACLSAALCFQVTSRTPGRWDRRFYLRFTASLDEWTAGARAVFDGSGQRLSPRRLRLSVGNVTCEQLRFHVLDTSDYLRPLALTVTFALDNTTKPGPVLDEGSPTSIRKLVPFSKDCGPDNECVTDLVLRANMDIKGSRKDPFVVRGGRQKVLVSATLENRKENAYNTSLSLSFSRNLHLASFMPQRDSPVKVECTTPSPHIRLCSVGHPVFRTGAKVTFLLEFEFSCSSLLSQVLVKLTATSNSLERNGTLQDNIARTSAHVQYEPHLLFSSESTLHRYEVHPYGTLPVGPEFKTTLRVQNLGCYVVSGLVISALLPAVAHGGNYFLSLSQVITNNASCTVQNLTKPPRPPVHPEEFQHTSRLNGTNTHCQVVRCHLGRLAKGTEVSVGLLRLVHNEFFRRAKFKSLTVVSTFELGAKEGSVLQLTEASRWSESLLEVIQMRPVLISLWILIGSVLGGLFLLALLVFCLWKLGFFARKKIPEEEKREEKLEQ from the exons ATGTGCATCGCCCACGCCTATTCCCAGGGCCACCTGAGGCTGAATTCGGATATAGCGTCTTACAACATGTCGGGGGTGGACGTCGATG GATGCTGGTGGGTGCCCCCTGGGATGGGCCTTCAGGTGACAGAAGGGGTGATGTTTATCGCTGCCCTG GGAGGTTCCCACAGTGCTCCATGTGCCAAAGGCCACTTGG GTGACTATCCGCTGGGAAATTCATCTCATCCTGCTATGAATATGCACCTGGGAATGTCTTTACTAGAGACAGACAATGATGGGGGATTCATG gcttgTGCCCCTCTCTGGTCCCGTGCTTGTGgctcctctgtcttcagttctggGATATGTGCCCGTGTAGATGCTTCATTCCGGCCCCAGGGAAGCCTGGCACCCACCGCACAAC GCTGTCCCACCTACATGGATGTTGTCATCGTCTTGGATGGCTCCAACAGTATCTACCCCTGGTCTGAAGTTCAGACTTTCCTGCGAAGACTGGTAGGGAGACTGTTTATTGACCCAGAGCAGATACAG GTGGGACTTGTACAGTATGGGGAGAGCCCTGTGCATGAGTGGTCCCTGGGAGATTTCCGAACCAAGGAAGAAGTGGTGAGGGCAGCGAGGAACCTGAGTCGACGAGAGGGACGAGAAACAAAGACTGCCCAAGCAATCCTGGTGGCCTG cacAGAAGGATTCAGTCCATCCCGTGGGGGCCGACCAGAGGCTGCCCGGCTGCTGGTGGTTGTCACCGATGGAGAATCGCATGATGGGGAGGAGCTTCCTACAGCACTGAAGGCCTGTGAGGCTAGAAGAGTGACCCGCTATGGGATCGCG GTCCTTGGCCACTACCTCCGGAGGCAGCGAGACCCCACCTCTTTCCTGCGGGAAATCAGGACGATCGCCAGTGACCCAGATGAGAGATTCTTCTTCAATGTCACCGATGAAGCTGCACTGACTGACATTGTAGATGCACTGGGAGACCGGATTTTTGGCCTTGAGG GGTCccatggagaaaatgaaagctcTTTTGGCCTGGAAATGTCTCAGATTGGTTTCTCTACTCATCGGCTGAAG GATGGGATTCTCTTTGGAATGGTGGGGGCCTATGACTGGGGGGGCTCTGTGTTATGGCTTGAAGATGGTCACCGCCTTTTCCCCCCACGGACAGCCCTGGAAGATGAGTTCCCTCCTGCTTTGCAAAACCACGCAGCCTACTTGG GTTACTCTGTTTCCTCCATGCTTTTGCGGGGTGGACGCCGCCTCTTTCTCTCAGGGGCTCCTCGGTTTAGACATAGAGGAAAGGTCATCGCCTTCCAGCTTAAGAAAGATGGGGCTGTGAGGGTTGCCCAGAGCCTCCAGGGGGAGCAG ATTGGCTCCTACTTTGGCAGTGAGCTCTGCCCATTGGATACGGATGGAGATGGAACAACCGATGTCTTACTTGTGGGTGCCCCCATGTTCCTGGGACCCCAGAACAAGGAAACAGGACGTGTTTATGTGTATCTGGTGGGTCAG CAGTCCTTGCTGACACTCCAGGGAATGCTTCAGCCAGAACCCCCCCAGGATGCTCGGTTTGGCTTTGCCATGGGTGCCCTTCCTGATCTGAACCAAGATGGTTTTGCTGATGTGGCTGTGGGGGCGCCCCTGGAGGATGGGCATCGTGGAGCACTGTATCTGTATCATGGCACCCAGAGTGGGCTTAGGCCCCGGCCCGCCCAG aGGATTGCTGCCATCTCCATGCCACAGGCCCTCAGCTACTTTGGCCGGAGTGTGGACGGCCGGCTGGATCTGGATGGAGATGACCTGGTAGATGTGGCTGTGGGGGCGCAGGGGGCAGCTGTCCTGCTCAG cTCCCGGCCCATCGTCCACCTGGCCCCCTCCCTGGAGGTGACCCCACCAGCCATCAGTGTGGTTCAGAGGGACTGCAGCCGGCGAGGCCAGGAGGCAGCCTGCCTGTCTGCAGCCCTTTGTTTCCAAGTGACCTCGCGCACTCCCGGGCGCTGGGATCGCCGATTCT ATCTGCGCTTTACAGCATCCCTGGATGAGTGGACGGCGGGGGCACGTGCCGTGTTTGACGGCTCTGGCCAGAGGCTGTCCCCGCGGCGGCTCCGGCTCAGTGTGGGAAATGTCACTTGTGAGCAGCTGCGCTTCCACGTGCTG GATACCTCTGATTACCTCCGGCCACTGGCCTTGACTGTGACCTTTGCATTGGACAACACCACGAAGCCGGGGCCTGTGCTAGATGAGGGCTCACCCACCTCCATAAGAAAGCTG GTCCCCTTCTCGAAGGACTGTGGCCCTGACAATGAATGTGTCACAGACCTGGTGCTTCGGGCTAATATGGACATCAAAGGCTCCAG GAAGGACCCATTCGTGGTTCGAGGGGGTCGGCAGAAAGTGTTGGTGTCAGCAACCCTggagaacaggaaggaaaatgCCTACAACACTAGCCTGAGTCTCAGCTTCTCTAGAAACCTCCACCTGGCCAGTTTCATGCCTCAG AGGGACAGCCCAGTGAAGGTGGAATGCACCACCCCTTCTCCCCATATCCGGCTCTGCAGTGTGGGGCACCCTGTCTTTCGGACTGGAGCCAAG GTGACCTTCCTGCTGGAGTTTGAGTTTAGCTGCTCTTCCCTCCTGAGCCAGGTGCTTGTGAAGCTGACTGCCACCAG CAATAGCCTGGAGAGAAATGGGACCCTTCAAGATAACATAGCCCGGACCTCAGCCCACGTTCAATATGAACCCCACCTTCTATTCTCCAG TGAGTCCACTCTGCACCGCTATGAGGTTCACCCATACGGGACCCTCCCCGTGGGTCCCGAATTCAAAACCACTCTTAGG GTTCAGAACCTTGGCTGCTATGTGGTCAGTGGCCTGGTCATCTCAGCCCTCCTTCCAGCTGTAGCCCATGGGGGCAATTACTTCCTGTCATTGTCTCAAGTCATCACAAACAAT GCAAGCTGCACGGTACAGAACCTGACCAAGCCCCCAAGGCCCCCTGTGCACCCAGAGGAGTTTCAGCACACAAGCAGACTG AATGGGACGAACACTCACTGTCAAGTCGTGAGGTGCCATCTTGGGCGACTGGCAAAGGGGACTGAGGTCTCTGTTGGACTACTGAGGCTGGTTCACAATGAATTTTTCCGGAGG GCCAAATTCAAGTCTCTGACAGTGGTCAGCACCTTTGAGCTGGGAGCTAAGGAGGGCAGTGTCCTACAGCTGACTGAAGCCTCTCGTTGGAGTGAG AGCCTGCTGGAGGTGATTCAGATGCGCCCTGTCCTCATCTCCCTGTGGATCCTCATTGGCAGTGTCCTGGGAGGGCTGTTCCTGCTTGCTCTCCTGGTCTTCTGTCTTTGGAAG CTTGGCTTCTTTGCCCGAAAGAAAATCccggaggaagaaaaaagagaagagaagttaGAGCAATGA